The following are encoded in a window of Cryobacterium sp. CG_9.6 genomic DNA:
- a CDS encoding cytidine deaminase, which yields MSALTPDWALLRQAATEAMSHAYVPYSKFPVGAAALVDDGRVISGCNVENASYGLTLCAECALVSSLHMTGGGQLVAFTCVDGNGNSLMPCGRCRQLLYEHSATGMLLETVSGIRTIDEVLPDAFGPRQLAEYRTSTGAADTAAHSGAAS from the coding sequence GACTGGGCGCTGCTGCGCCAGGCGGCAACCGAGGCCATGAGCCACGCCTACGTGCCCTACTCCAAGTTTCCGGTGGGTGCCGCGGCACTCGTCGATGACGGGCGAGTGATCAGCGGATGCAACGTGGAGAATGCGTCATACGGCCTCACCCTGTGCGCCGAGTGCGCGCTGGTATCGAGCCTGCACATGACCGGTGGCGGGCAGCTCGTCGCCTTCACCTGCGTGGATGGCAACGGCAACTCACTCATGCCGTGTGGACGCTGCCGCCAGCTGCTGTATGAACATTCCGCAACCGGCATGCTTCTTGAGACCGTATCCGGCATCCGCACCATCGACGAGGTTCTGCCGGATGCCTTCGGGCCCCGGCAGCTCGCCGAGTACCGCACATCGACAGGTGCTGCAGACACAGCAGCACATTCAGGAGCAGCATCATGA
- a CDS encoding thymidine phosphorylase — translation MSTIIEAFDAVDLIHAKRDKGELTTAQIYWLIDAYTRGYVGDEQMAAMTMAIFLNGMSRNEIRALTMAMLNSGERMSFEGLGKPTTDKHSTGGVGDKITLPLMPLVAVFGAAVPQLSGRGLGHTGGTLDKLESIPGWRANLSNEEMFTQLKDHGGVVCAAGSGLAPADGKLYSLRDITGTVEAIPLIASSIMSKKIAEGTKALVLDVKFGSGAFLKDIERSRELARTMVELGEDAGVATSALLTNMNVPLGFAIGNANEVRESVDVLAGGGPADVVELTVALAREMLNQAGITDVDVEAALHDGRAMDKWRDVIRAQGGDPDAALPVARETHVVLADRDGILVEQQALPFGIGAWRLGAGRARKQDPVQHAAGIDLHAKPGDTVRRGQPLFTLSADEPERFARALEAVEGAWRIGDVGEPVLDGGPLIAERITR, via the coding sequence ATGAGCACCATCATCGAAGCTTTCGACGCCGTCGATTTGATTCATGCAAAGCGGGACAAGGGCGAACTGACAACCGCCCAGATCTACTGGCTGATTGACGCCTATACTCGCGGCTACGTTGGAGATGAGCAGATGGCCGCCATGACGATGGCCATTTTCCTCAACGGCATGAGCCGCAACGAGATTCGCGCGCTCACCATGGCCATGCTCAACAGTGGGGAGCGGATGAGCTTCGAGGGCCTCGGCAAGCCCACAACCGACAAGCACTCCACGGGAGGTGTGGGCGACAAGATCACCCTGCCCCTGATGCCGCTCGTGGCCGTCTTCGGCGCGGCGGTACCGCAGCTCTCCGGCCGCGGCCTCGGCCACACCGGTGGCACGCTTGACAAGCTCGAGTCCATTCCCGGCTGGCGCGCCAACCTCAGCAACGAGGAGATGTTCACCCAGCTGAAGGATCATGGCGGAGTGGTCTGTGCGGCGGGGAGCGGCCTCGCGCCGGCCGACGGGAAGCTCTATTCCCTGCGGGATATCACCGGAACCGTCGAGGCAATCCCGCTCATTGCTTCCTCGATCATGAGCAAGAAAATCGCCGAGGGAACAAAAGCTCTCGTTCTCGACGTGAAGTTTGGCTCCGGAGCGTTCCTCAAGGACATTGAGCGCTCACGTGAACTCGCGCGCACCATGGTGGAGCTGGGCGAGGATGCGGGAGTGGCAACATCCGCTCTGCTCACCAACATGAACGTGCCGCTCGGTTTCGCCATTGGCAACGCCAACGAGGTGCGCGAATCGGTGGACGTACTCGCTGGCGGCGGCCCCGCCGACGTTGTTGAACTCACGGTGGCGCTCGCCCGCGAGATGCTGAATCAGGCGGGAATCACCGACGTGGATGTGGAGGCGGCACTGCACGACGGCCGCGCCATGGACAAGTGGCGCGACGTGATTCGTGCCCAGGGCGGTGACCCGGATGCCGCGCTGCCGGTCGCGCGGGAAACCCACGTCGTGCTCGCGGATCGCGACGGCATCCTCGTGGAGCAGCAGGCGCTGCCGTTTGGTATCGGTGCATGGCGTCTCGGTGCCGGTCGTGCGCGCAAACAGGACCCGGTTCAGCACGCCGCCGGAATTGACCTGCACGCGAAGCCTGGCGACACGGTGCGGCGCGGCCAGCCGCTCTTCACCCTCAGCGCCGACGAGCCTGAGCGGTTTGCTCGGGCACTCGAGGCTGTGGAGGGCGCCTGGCGTATCGGAGACGTGGGCGAGCCCGTGCTTGATGGCGGCCCACTGATCGCTGAGCGCATCACCCGCTGA